tTAGCCGAGGAACAAATGGCAATTGAGGAACTTCGTAGCTCACAGAAACGAAGGAACGAAGGAACACCAAATAgtaaaagaagcaaatttactgaaatgttgttgaattaTTGGtactaaaatattttcattcctttttcttccaaaatctatgaaacatttttaaatgctGATTAAAGCACACAATAtgacaaaaaagaggagaatcaAGTGCGTAAGTCGAATCAGAGAAAAACGACAAACAAAGACCGAAAAAGTCAACATTTTGTTCTCACAATATGATAATGGGACGACTCGGCTTCGAGACTTCCCTGAGTCAAATTCTTGCGATGAAGCTACGACCTTAAAGCGACTTCTAAAGGAtgaagaatttatttatacatttatttatacattttaTATGATGTTTAGCAGTTTAGAAGTGGATTTATGGGAtttaatgaacaaaaaagctCAAATTCTGTTCACATTACTAGGTCTGGGACATTGCGAGTCacttcgtcataagaggactaaaagaaaaactttgcttggttttttagagaagaaagttTACTTCTCAGTTTAAAACAGTCATACCGCTTTTATTTCAgctcctagtctttttggagTTTGGATGGGATCAATGTGACTGTCTCatcaaaaatatggaaagaCCGCGAGGTCGTGAAAATCGAGTGATCTATTATGATGATCTAGTAGCTGACCTGGTTGAGAAAATCCTCGACTACAAAATACTGAAAGAAGATTTGCTTCGCACTAAGGTGCTCtgagttattgaattttattaatGATCACACTCTTTTCGTCGCGCATGTGAAAGTTGATTTTGGAATGTTTtaccattccagaaaaataggaCAGCGTGTTAAAAAATCACCATATATTGGGATATGGGGACTAAGGAAACCTGTatgcaaaatttcttccttccgtgggaaaattttaaattttgtcaaaTCAAAATTCTAGAAAGACTAGGAGGTGGGACAAACAGCGATGTTACTGTTTTCCAGGACAAAACTTCTTCTATAAACTAcctagattttttcttcttgtcctcttACAACGAAATTATTCGCGGACTCCCACACGTAACAAtatgcacagaatctgagttttttctattaaattccattaaatccacCTTCGAACTGCTTACAACTACTATAAAAGTATCTATAAATTCTCCTTCCTTTAAAACTGCTTTCAAGATTCTTAcgcttctgcaaaaatttgtttcagCAGGGTGTGGAACTCGCATAGTCCCATTTCACATTGCCGAAgtaaaatgtttatttttttggttcttttccCATTGTTCTTCTGTAATTCAACCTGTGCACCTGACACAGTCATATATGAGAGGTCGTGTCCCATCATCACGCTTGACTGTGCCAACCTGAAATGAGCTGCTTCAGCCGTTCTCGTTTCGAGagcgtagattatggagaggagggtgattccgtccatttcttcctaatttgaaaaaaacggcccggaagatgcggcgcgtgcacaaggttggcgcgccccaatcgaactcgttgtagaaagtagcgcgccggagcgctcgaattagtatcttccgggccgttttttacggcatttaggaagaaatagacggaatcaccctcctctccataatctacgacttcgtGTGgtcataacccacctgaaactcgcaccaccccaaattcgtgggatgatgcctttaacttgacAACTATCGCGCAGTAATCGTCGATatctcttttcaaaatttttccaagttcGTTCTCTCAGTATCACAGCTTCATAGGATAGAAACTGATTCTTTAAAAGAATCAGCCATACGAATCTgttgtggtacggatttcaggtggagcactCGTacacgagatcgtagattatggagagaagggtgatcccgtccatttcttcctaattgcctcaagatacggcccgaaagatacggcttcgggtgtgccggcgcgctattttctacaaggagttcgattggagcgcgccagccttctgctcgccgaatcttccgtgccttcttttacggcaactagaaagaaatggacgcaatcaccccctctccataatctactattcggtatacgaatattccacctgaaatccgtaccacctcagattcatggggtgatgcttttaagttcATAGGCAGAaacatattaatattatatttataatagatattaattattattttcgatattcgatattattattatacaaaTATTCATAGACGAGTGGAAATATTATCTTCATCAACTCTAttcccgttgttcttcgaattgATCAAAGAGGCTCAAATAATCGTAATTTGTCCCGATCTTGTTTAGTTGTTCATTGACTTCTCCTTCGCGAGAGGTTCGAAGAGTATCAAATCTTTCTTTGAAGGGCGCTGTGTAGAGGGCTGGTCATTGAGTGGGTGCTCTTGATGTAACGCGATCAATATTTTGTGAGCCTCACGGCTTCAGGGCTGTCGTTGTTGATGAAACCTATCACGTGCTTGGAGAgctaattttactttccttggcaaaagCGGCatcctttctaatattttattgCTTACGTAGTATAGAAtccattctttctttattctcaGCATCACTCAGTCGCTCGAGCGTTCAGTGGCGTTGACcgtattttctttctgcttacAAAATCCTCACGTTTCCGAAACATAGCTCAGAGCGAAAAGTTAGCTGGTGTTAGGGAGGTGAACATAGAGATGGGTTTTCCTTGTCTTTCTCAATACATCTTCGATGCTCTTTTAGGAGAGACCTCTAAAGAATTTTCCGCTCATGTTTCTGCGTTTGCCTAAAAAAGGTTATGttaggtttgaaaaaaaaaaaaaacttggatttTACAGGATGTTGACTATCCTCATCCCCGCaacttttgaggaaaaatgttATTATGATGTGtagtaaaagaaattttcacgtgaactaagagaaaaaggtgcTTGTATTTGATGACTTCAGGTTACGTACACATATGAACTACCTcgttaaaaagtgaaaacattCATGCAagattttctccagaaaattccaataaatttgtttgattttttttcaaaacagctAAGTAGCtggtgaattatatcctaggcATATAAAAAACTTCTATGATTATTGATGTAGAGCAGAACGTTTTTCAAGAAGCGTACGATGCTGCTTATGATTGATGGTAGGGTCAGCTATTGGGGCACAGTCGACGGTGAATCTCCCTATGATACACTGCATCACTAACTGCTCAGGCAAGGCATTATCGGTGACATGGTCGCAATTATACGAGACCCTCTTCACAGGCTGTCTCCTATACGCTCTCTAACCCTTTCGTTTCCTCCTGTCCATCAGAGGGGTTGgatcgttcttcatgttcattcccgacccagataaacgcaACGTGCaatcggatatgttcgttccgttgagcgtaaaTTCGAGACCCATCCATTTCACATGAACAcagtcttttgcagattcagctgaagacgtgcatccacatgttttgtCGGATTCAACTAGCATTCgctccgcttggctgatgttAGTTGTTATCAGAGCGAAGtaatcagcaaagcgcaaatggtgtagctacCGACCATCAGCCTTTAATCGCAGGTCGTCCCATGTCTCCTCTCACGTGGATGACGACACTCCTGCAGAACACCGAAATCCCGGTCGCGAAGATACTGTACAGTTCTCGAAGTATGTTTCTGTGTTGAACAGGGACAGTAGGgaatttacattatttattcttattcaatCGACGACCATCTATCAAAGCAGCTCATGGGATCCGTACGTGCATGACATGCCGTAGGTGATAGCACTGAAATGATTTGCAAAGTTCAAATATGGCGATTTAGATCCGAACGAGACGGCCACTACGATCGAGCTTAAGAGTTCCGTAAACAGAGCATTAAAACACTTTGAAGAGAGACGGTGGTGGCCATGACGAGAACGTTTCAACATTGCCCTCGTCTTTGCAGAATTATGCCGTTCTTGAACACATCTGCTCGCACTTCCCGATTTAAATACGACGTAAACAAAATCCCTCCAtttgtcgctattccatatctcGGGAGACTTGACGTGCCTCCTGAACTTGTCTTGACTTCTCTATCGATGGAGCCTCACTCGATAATGTTCGACAGCTCAGCGTGACAAATTTGCCAAGAGTTCGTGTTTCCTCTAAGCATTTTCCTATCTCGTAATGAGCTCCGACAGTGCGCTGGACGACAGCTCGCTTTTTGCTATGACCGGATGAACTCCGTCACATAACTGTGTAAGTCATATATATCGTGCCCAGAGCGTATACTCAAATGCCTGACTGCGTTTAATGTAGGCAGGTGCGCCGTGAGCGAGTGACAACTGAACTCAAATGCGAAACACCAATAAACACGATAGATGAAGAACGCTACGAAATTATGCAACAACTTATTACTTCTATTTGCTGTTTCTCATTTACCTCACTTTAAAGTGTGCATTTGATGTTTCGCATTTTTGCTGTGGTACTTGCAAACTATTCGTGCTTCACCTTTGATtctagagaaattttttcactcgaaaaaaaaaattcactgaaaATTCCTTGGAACGTGGCCTTTAATTTGATGGcagagaagaaatttcctgCAGTTAAAGGCTGTACATTGCTTGAAACTTTTCCCTGTTTTGCCGACAATTTAATTTCGCCTTGCAACAGTCCCACTTtccagcttttctttttgtggacGTGTCAGGGTTTCTCAGCAATTTCGAGAACATAGAAGGCTTCTTTTGGCGAGAAAACAGGTTGTTTGATGAGATGAAAGCGTAttttttccgtcttttttttggttgtatAGTATGTGTACGTACCTTACTTACTTACATCTCTCCtactcctttttattttaacgGCAACTATAGCTGTTGTTCACTCTTTAGTGTTTCAATCCTGACTACGTACTTTCAAAAGTTAACAAGTTATGCTTACTGCCAAATGAATATTATTGAGAAGCGCAGTGTTCAGAAGGAtaggcagaaaaaagaaatctgctCAGAATATCTCGAAGCAAAGTATATGAGTTCTCAGCGAGAATGAGCCCGCAGAGTTAGTTAACTGAACACTCATGAACATCATGTGTCTAGTATttgtgaagaagaatgaaaactaGTTATTCTTACTCATTTTTCTAGACTTCCAAATCAGAGAATGTTATAGCTGATAATATGCATGATAATATGCAACCTACTCAACCAGAAGAATTTGACAAGGTTTGGGTTAATTTGTGTATTCAGTAGTAAATCTCTAAAACAACAATTTAACGTTTAGGTTGCCACAGGAGGTGCGTACTACTTAGACGAAGGGGTGAGTGAAAAAGAACGTAATATCACTTTCTTCTCTAATAATTGCTGGTAAATTGTTTTAGCAGGATGAGACGATTGAAGACGCTCCCTCCTTAAAGCGGATTTATCTTCCACCATCTGAATGAACAATGGCACAAACGACAAAATCACACCAATTTGCTTTCTTCTTAGATTCACAAAAATCTTCATATTATACTTGGTGCAAAACTGTTCACTGAAGAATGGTCACGTTAAACAGAAACACTTGTGTATTTTTAAACTGCAAAGGATAAAAATTATCTTAATGGTGGTTCATGCTGTCTTTTAACGCTCCCAACTGTGTTCATTTCGACTTCGTTGAGCGAATCAAAATGAACCTAAAGATCCCATGAGACAAAAGAGgagattttctcagaaatgatTAGTTAAAGAGAACCGGAAACTATGACCTCTTACAAAGCAAATTTTGTCCCAGcagttttagtttttgttccttttgcatccaaaaacaaaaacttcaagAACATCTCCACAATAATTCGATCACAAATACTTTAAATCTATGCGATATTTTGATGATAGTGATATGATGATGAACAGTATGTCACCGTAACCTCAAAAAGCTCTTGTTCCGCTTGTCTTGCTTCTCCGCTTTCAAAAATGTCCTTAGTGTACTTCGAATATTTTGGTCCGCAGTGCTAGAACCTATAAAATCTGTGAAAAAGAGGGAAGGGGTAGAGCAGCATACTGGCAACAGGTTCCACTTCGGCCGAATGGTGGATGGACGGTTCGAAATCTCTCTATTCCTACCAACCGTTTCGTCCGGCCGGTGTCCAAAAATTGGCACCAGTCTTATCTGTGGATATAAAAACAGATTAGATTCATCAGGTCAGCACCACACTTCATTGTAAGGTTGTACAAGCGTTCACAAGCTTCAAATTCTAAATTCATATCGGAAGTATTGACGTATCTCAGAAGGATTGAATACCGCTAGCACGTTATTCCTATCTTAGGTGTTGCATCCAATAGTCCACAGAAACCGATACGGTTTACGTCATTCTAGCTTGATTCATTGAATATCAGTGAAGCTTTCGCGACATTTTGCAAACTGTTCCCACTAAAATCGTACATTTTACCTTTAGTATCACGCTTTTTGCTTCTAAGTACAACTTTCGTCATTGGAGTTATCTCAAAGACACACGCAAGGCACAATCAGTTTTTCATCTAATAGAAACGACCTTCGGATCGTTGCCTTTTCCGCTTCATCCTAAAGCATTCACCCtttgttttcgattttaaGACCTTATAAAAAGGCAAGCGACTTGTCTCTAACAGAAATGAAGACAAAACTCAACGACCTTATGTTGCAATTTAATACATAACATGCTTTTCGGAACGCTTATCTCTCAATCCTACCAATTATCACAGGGTTTTACCGCCTcgtagtggcgtggaggtgattCTGAGCGTCGAAATGCAATGCAAAGTGGAGGTCTGGCAGGGCCTTCCAAGCTGAGAAGTTCGAGATCTCCGACATTCTGagttctcggaatcggaagcctagctaagagtagaCCACTGccaagattcaccaccgtcttgacAAATTGTtgcaaggtggctccctgatccatataggttcgGCGATTACCTCTGGTGAAAGCTCGTCatggcagggctgcttagtaTGGGAAAAAGCCTATCTGCTACTCCGGCATAAACACTGcttcagtaccctgcacacttgAACACTTGACTCTGCTTTCTCAGACATCGGACGGTATGGTGAGAGACGATCAAATT
This is a stretch of genomic DNA from Necator americanus strain Aroian chromosome II, whole genome shotgun sequence. It encodes these proteins:
- a CDS encoding hypothetical protein (NECATOR_CHRII.G8813.T1) — encoded protein: MDQGATLQQFVKTVVNLGSGLLLARLPIPRTQNVGDLELLSLEGPARPPLCIAFRRSESPPRHYEAFKNTQVFLFNVTILQ
- a CDS encoding hypothetical protein (NECATOR_CHRII.G8813.T2), which encodes MDQGATLQQFVKTVVNLGSGLLLARLPIPRTQNVGDLELLSLEGPARPPLCIAFRRSESPPRHYEAVKPCDNW